In the genome of Dioscorea cayenensis subsp. rotundata cultivar TDr96_F1 unplaced genomic scaffold, TDr96_F1_v2_PseudoChromosome.rev07_lg8_w22 25.fasta BLBR01002165.1, whole genome shotgun sequence, the window TCCCCTGAATCACCAACTCTCCGACAAGTTATGCCTCCAATATCATCATATGtcacaagaaaaaaatccaatcGCATATCCTCACAAATCCCCTATTTCACAACAAAAGTATCAGAACAATTCATAGCCTTCGCAGTTGCACGCTTGCACTAGAATGAATGctaaaaatctaaaacagaGATCAAAGAACAAAATTTCAGAGCAAATAACAACAAAGGAAGAGAAGCAGTGCCATACCTTCCAAAGGCCCTGCAAAGGCCGCGACGGAGTTGGCCCAAAGCTGCCAATTTTGACGAAATGCTCTGCCTCCCATCTCATCCTGCCAAGGCGCTCCCTTTCCCTCCTCTTTCTCTGCCTCCTTGAAGCCCTATCTCCACCAGGGCTCGTTCGATTAGCAAAGTGCTGATAGATCTCTGACATCAATTGGTCCGGCGGAGACGTGCCCAGGATCTCAGTATCAGGAGATTCAGCGTAGAAGCTCCGGTTCTCCTCCACAACGAAGTGCTTGGAACCCACGAAGCTCACGTTAACAGGCACCAAATCAGGCTCCGAAACCACCGAATCAGTGGCCGATTTGGATGAATCTTCAGGGAATTCAAACCGGAAGCTCACAGGTTCGCCATGGGAGGAGAGGCCAAGCCAAAGAAAGGGGCTTTTGACTACGGCATAGCTGCCAGCATCCGGGGATGGGTAGACGCATGAGCCAGAAATGAAGGAAGTCCCAAACTCAAAGAAGACAAGCGGGGGAGTGCCAGCGGCGGTGCCCTGGCCAATGCGGCGCCAGAATCCAAGGAGGGCGTCCCATGCGTCAAGAACTTTGTAGAGGCGACGGAAGGGGAGAGCCGAGGTGGCGGTCCACCGCCGGACGAGGGTCTTGGATCCCCATCGGCGGTTAAGCATCGCATTCCATAGGGCAGAGGAGGAGCATAGGGAGGCCGAGCGACGGGAGGTACAGGCGAACGACGAGAGTTCCGCTGGTAAGAGGAAGGAGATGATGCTCAATTGCACGTCCTCGGGGAAGTCCGCGAACGATTGCACCTGCGACGCCATGGCttagtttctagggtttcaagatggacgatggaggagaagaagaagagatcgcTGAGAAATGGGATTGAAGATTGGAGAACAAGAAAGCAAGAGCGGCGAATGGGGAAGAGTTCGGTCAGTGTTGGATTGAATCTGAACCGTTCGTTGTCCCGGAAGACAAATGGACGGTGGATGTTGAAATTGATTGCTTatgttccaatttttttttaaaattaataaatcatttatatttagaggaaaaaataCATTGCGCAACATAAACAAATCTATTAAAAATGGAGAATAAAATACTAACACTATAAACATAGATGGATATTACACTTGAGAACTAAAACGACACATATTACAAACAAATggtgatttttcttttgttgtgatAATCCATCAATCTGATCTGGGTCTT includes:
- the LOC120257491 gene encoding F-box protein At3g12350 isoform X1, whose amino-acid sequence is MASQVQSFADFPEDVQLSIISFLLPAELSSFACTSRRSASLCSSSALWNAMLNRRWGSKTLVRRWTATSALPFRRLYKVLDAWDALLGFWRRIGQGTAAGTPPLVFFEFGTSFISGSCVYPSPDAGSYAVVKSPFLWLGLSSHGEPVSFRFEFPEDSSKSATDSVVSEPDLVPVNVSFVGSKHFVVEENRSFYAESPDTEILGTSPPDQLMSEIYQHFANRTSPGGDRASRRQRKRRERERLGRMRWEAEHFVKIGSFGPTPSRPLQGLWKGICEDMRLDFFLVTYDDIGGITCRRVGDSGEPFSSYSPVFWTSNTTFIEPPFSREEQEIYESREHIRPVAMDRTDKHMEVVSRILCINSSYDLVLPDLSGSSGDPRNVEGRIWEYVDGTFGFGFLRNNFIIDLKHITLNGRILDTVEHCSNVSSS
- the LOC120257491 gene encoding F-box protein At3g12350 isoform X2, whose translation is MASQVQSFADFPEDVQLSIISFLLPAELSSFACTSRRSASLCSSSALWNAMLNRRWGSKTLVRRWTATSALPFRRLYKVLDAWDALLGFWRRIGQGTAAGTPPLVFFEFGTSFISGSCVYPSPDAGSYAVVKSPFLWLGLSSHGEPVSFRFEFPEDSSKSATDSVVSEPDLVPVNVSFVGSKHFVVEENRSFYAESPDTEILGTSPPDQLMSEIYQHFANRTSPGGDRASRRQRKRRERERLGRMRWEAEHFVKIGSFGPTPSRPLQGLWKVILSTPRNLVKPKDKHRPRSFGSRSLQSA